Proteins encoded in a region of the Mucilaginibacter sabulilitoris genome:
- a CDS encoding response regulator transcription factor: MVFNLLIKNKHIILYAAVLAALLFLLKWLELHFIIIDYAFEVYIGAIAVVFTALGIWLALKLTKPKVQTVVVEKEIYIGNTSDFTVNQSELDRLNLSRRELEVLQLMAEGLSNQEISARLFVSLNTIKTHSSKVFEKMEVKRRTQAVEMAKRLCIIP; the protein is encoded by the coding sequence ATGGTCTTTAATCTGTTAATAAAAAACAAGCATATTATACTGTATGCGGCGGTGCTGGCTGCGCTGCTGTTTTTATTGAAATGGCTCGAGCTGCATTTTATAATTATTGATTACGCCTTTGAAGTATACATAGGCGCAATTGCAGTTGTCTTTACGGCGCTCGGTATCTGGCTTGCTTTAAAACTTACAAAGCCCAAGGTACAAACCGTGGTGGTTGAAAAGGAGATTTATATCGGCAACACATCTGATTTTACTGTTAACCAATCTGAACTGGATAGACTTAACCTCAGCAGGCGCGAACTGGAGGTATTACAGTTAATGGCCGAAGGCTTAAGTAACCAGGAGATTTCGGCCCGCTTATTTGTATCGCTGAATACTATTAAAACCCATTCGTCAAAAGTATTTGAAAAAATGGAGGTTAAGCGCCGCACACAAGCTGTTGAAATGGCTAAACGCCTGTGTATTATTCCATAG
- a CDS encoding sterol desaturase family protein → MAQNERFVDIACFTLPRLIIRPAVAYFGLKFLPQVLPAFKDEFSWVPFWWGCAIIAVADDLTQYWYHRLHHEIPWLWRFHRTHHSASYMGMAMASRQNAIYTLFFSQTYLTTALVYLGLGIPAVVVRGIKGTITTLAHSSIPWDKPFYQYKVLHPIAWVLERLISTPATHHAHHAASTDDGIGYYKGNFGNMFFLWDIIFGTALITRKYPKAYGISHYEGDQWYAQLLWPIFKSKVEGSELAKDGPVVRTDDKTSADTASVLIKEKVEAVPNLVV, encoded by the coding sequence GTGGCCCAAAATGAACGCTTTGTAGATATAGCCTGCTTTACGCTGCCCCGTTTGATCATTCGCCCTGCGGTAGCCTATTTTGGACTGAAGTTTTTGCCCCAGGTACTGCCGGCTTTTAAAGACGAGTTTTCATGGGTACCTTTTTGGTGGGGATGTGCCATTATAGCCGTGGCCGATGATCTTACACAATACTGGTATCACCGGTTGCACCATGAAATTCCCTGGTTATGGCGTTTTCACCGTACCCATCATTCCGCATCATATATGGGTATGGCAATGGCCAGCAGGCAAAACGCCATCTACACGCTGTTTTTTTCACAAACTTATTTGACCACTGCCCTGGTTTATTTGGGTTTGGGCATACCTGCGGTTGTTGTGCGGGGTATTAAGGGTACCATAACTACGCTGGCGCATTCGAGCATTCCGTGGGATAAGCCTTTTTACCAATATAAAGTATTGCACCCTATAGCCTGGGTGCTGGAGAGGTTAATTTCTACCCCTGCAACACATCATGCACATCATGCCGCAAGTACAGATGATGGTATTGGTTATTACAAAGGTAATTTTGGCAATATGTTTTTTTTATGGGATATTATATTCGGCACAGCACTTATTACACGTAAATATCCCAAAGCGTATGGTATATCACACTATGAAGGCGACCAATGGTATGCACAGTTGTTATGGCCGATATTTAAATCGAAGGTAGAGGGCAGCGAACTTGCCAAAGACGGGCCGGTAGTTAGAACGGATGATAAAACAAGCGCTGATACGGCATCTGTATTGATAAAAGAAAAAGTGGAGGCTGTTCCAAATTTAGTTGTTTAA
- a CDS encoding RagB/SusD family nutrient uptake outer membrane protein: protein MKNNILNNILLIAAGTAILFTSCKKLNENPDSVIVADQFYKTQSDAVSAVNAAYSSLNSDPAGDFPLYGRQLNLLVENGSDNQVYSPSNTNPDVRALGTTTYISANSRVQKVWQQLYYGINRANIAIDKIPTIQFDTMLRSRLVREAKFLRGLLYFDLVRLYGAIPLVLHDPTSIKLNELQVPRTSVDSVYAQIITDLQDATNLPKTYSGADKGRATGGAAHTLLAKVYVTRREWAKALTQLQIVINGGYGYALFPNYRDVFQKPTKNGVEHIFSAQFESNLGAVNSTQNLSQSFSSFNPGTLPIDIPADSSLYKLFTAADTRRAVTFYSEVYNAATGKTVVYNNAYTPYFNKFVDYSLSPLTTQSQSGINYPILRYADVLLSYAEVLNEINGPSAEAYNAINEVRTRAHVDNLSAGLSQSAFRDSVFLERRKEFIQEGHRWFDLVRRGSTYLVDALHTLPAKAAASEKNNLYPIPLVEIQQNPLLTQNPGY, encoded by the coding sequence ATGAAAAATAACATACTAAATAATATTTTACTCATAGCAGCAGGTACCGCGATACTATTCACGTCCTGCAAAAAACTGAATGAAAACCCCGATTCGGTTATTGTGGCCGACCAGTTTTATAAAACGCAATCAGACGCGGTATCGGCAGTAAACGCTGCTTATAGTTCATTAAATAGTGACCCGGCCGGAGATTTTCCATTGTATGGCCGTCAACTAAACCTATTGGTAGAAAACGGCAGCGATAACCAGGTTTACAGCCCCAGCAATACCAACCCCGATGTACGGGCGCTGGGTACCACCACGTATATTTCGGCTAATAGCCGTGTGCAAAAAGTATGGCAGCAATTATATTATGGTATTAACAGGGCTAATATAGCCATTGACAAAATACCCACCATACAATTTGACACCATGCTACGCTCAAGACTTGTACGCGAAGCAAAGTTTTTACGTGGACTGCTTTATTTTGACCTGGTTAGGCTTTATGGAGCAATACCCCTGGTACTGCATGACCCTACTTCTATCAAACTGAATGAATTGCAAGTACCACGCACTTCTGTAGATAGTGTTTATGCACAGATTATAACCGATTTACAGGATGCCACCAACCTGCCCAAAACATACAGTGGTGCCGACAAGGGAAGAGCAACGGGCGGTGCTGCACATACACTGCTGGCCAAAGTATATGTAACCCGCCGCGAATGGGCTAAAGCACTTACCCAATTGCAAATAGTTATAAATGGCGGCTATGGCTATGCCCTGTTCCCCAACTATCGCGATGTTTTTCAAAAACCGACAAAAAATGGGGTAGAACATATTTTTTCGGCGCAGTTTGAGAGTAACCTGGGGGCTGTTAACAGTACCCAGAACCTGAGCCAGAGTTTTTCGTCATTTAACCCGGGTACGCTGCCTATAGATATTCCGGCCGACAGCAGTTTATATAAGCTGTTTACCGCTGCGGATACCCGTAGAGCCGTTACCTTTTATAGTGAAGTGTACAATGCGGCAACGGGTAAAACAGTTGTTTATAATAATGCTTATACTCCATACTTTAACAAGTTTGTTGATTACAGCTTATCGCCTTTAACCACACAAAGCCAAAGCGGCATCAATTATCCGATACTAAGGTATGCCGATGTATTGCTTTCATATGCCGAAGTGCTTAACGAAATAAACGGCCCCTCGGCCGAAGCTTATAATGCCATTAATGAAGTGCGCACCCGGGCACACGTTGATAATTTGTCGGCAGGTCTAAGCCAGTCCGCATTCCGGGATTCAGTTTTTCTGGAGCGGCGCAAAGAGTTTATACAGGAAGGCCATCGCTGGTTTGATCTGGTACGGCGCGGCAGTACTTACCTTGTTGATGCCCTGCATACATTGCCTGCAAAAGCTGCCGCCAGCGAAAAAAATAATTTGTATCCAATTCCATTGGTAGAAATTCAGCAAAACCCATTACTCACACAAAACCCCGGTTATTAA